In Mastomys coucha isolate ucsf_1 unplaced genomic scaffold, UCSF_Mcou_1 pScaffold5, whole genome shotgun sequence, one genomic interval encodes:
- the Tubg1 gene encoding tubulin gamma-1 chain: MPREIITLQLGQCGNQIGFEFWKQLCAEHGISPEGIVEEFATEGTDRKDVFFYQADDEHYIPRAVLLDLEPRVIHSILNSSYAKLYNPENIYLSEHGGGAGNNWASGFSQGEKIHEDIFDIIDREADGSDSLEGFVLCHSIAGGTGSGLGSYLLERLNDRYPKKLVQTYSVFPNQDEMSDVVVQPYNSLLTLKRLTQNADCVVVLDNTALNLIATDRLHIQNPSFSQINQLVTPSAPSAPSSVSCAGCHSEALLLSNCLFERTCRQFDKLRKREAFMEQFRKEDIFKDNFDEMDTSREIVQQLIDEYHAATRPDYISWGTQEQ, translated from the exons ATGCCGAGAGAAATCATCACCCTACAGTTGGGCCAGTGCGGCAATCAGA TTGGGTTCGAGTTCTGGAAACAGCTTTGTGCTGAGCATGGCATCAGTCCCGAGGGCATCGTAGAGGAGTTCGCCACCGAGGGCACTGACCGAAAGGACGTCTTTTTCTACCAG GCAGATGATGAGCATTACATCCCTCGGGCTGTGCTGCTGGACCTGGAGCCCCGGGTGATCCATTCCATCCTCAACTCCTCCTATGCCAAGCTCTACAACCCAGAGAACATCTACCTGTCTGAGCATGGAGGAGGAGCTGGCAACAACTGGGCCAGCGGATTCTCCCAG GGAGAAAAAATCCATGAGGACATTTTTGACATCATAGACCGGGAGGCAGACGGCAGTGACAGTCTAGAG GGATTTGTACTGTGTCACTCCATTGCTGGGGGAACAGGCTCTGGCTTGGGCTCCTACCTCTTGGAACGGCTAAATGACAG GTACCCCAAAAAACTAGTGCAAACATACTCCGTGTTCCCCAACCAGGACGAGATGAGTGACGTGGTGGTCCAGCCCTACAACTCCCTCCTCACGTTAAAGAGGCTGACCCAGAATGCAGACTGCGTG GTGGTGCTGGACAATACAGCCCTGAACCTGATCGCCACAGACCGCCTGCACATCCAGAACCCATCCTTCTCCCAGATCAACCAGCTAGTGA CTCCCTCCGCCCCGTCTGCCCCTAGTTCTGTGTCCTGCGCTGGATGCCATTCTGAAGCCCTCCTTCTGTCCAACTGT CTTTTTGAACGGACCTGTCGCCAGTTTGACAAGCTGAGGAAACGGGAGGCCTTCATGGAGCAGTTCCGCAAGGAGGACATCTTCAAGGACAACTTTGACGAGATGGACACCTCCAGGGAGATTGTGCAGCAGCTCATTGACGAGTACCATGCGGCCACACGGCCAGACTACATCTCCTGGGGGACCCAGGAGCAATGA